TCAATCTTCTTCCCCCTTTTGATTGGTTATGTCACACTGTAAACGGAAAAAATGTAGAATCTATGAATAAATAATGATTTTTACTTAAATCTAATGAAAATCCGTGCTTTTTTTCTCTATGAACGATCGCTCCATATTTTCTACACATTTTTTTAGTACGTTATTCATGAAAAGGAGGAATTATAGAATGAAGAAGAAAATCATGATAGGATCCGTTTCGCTAGTAACAGCTTTTGCATTAGCTGCATGTGGCAATGGTGATGAGGAAATGCCAGATGAAGGGATGGATATGGATTCCGGTTCGGATAGTAATATGGAAGATATGGGTGATGAGATGCCCGATCATGACGATATGGATGGCATGGATATGGACGATGACATGCACGAAGATATGGATCATTCCAGTTCCGGTGAAGTTCCTGATGATTTAGGGGAAGAAGAGAATCCAACTTTTGAAGTGGGAAGCCAAGCAATGGTGGAAGGCGGCCATATGGAGGAAATGGAAGGTGCCAAAGCCACCATCGTAGGGGCTTATGATACGACTGCCTACATTGTTTCTTACGACCCAACCAATGGCGGGGAAAGAGTAGAAAATCATGAATGGGTGGTTCATGAAGAAATTGAAGAAGCCGGGGAAGAAACATTTGAACCGGGGACAGAAGTCACATTAGAAGCCGATCATATGGATGGCATGGAAGGAGCCACAGCTGCAATTGATGAGGCTGAAGAAACAACGGTTTATATGATTGATTACACACCTACAGATGGTGGTGAAGAAGTGGAAAATCATAAATGGGTTACAGAGGATGAGCTCTCAGAGGTTGAATAAAAAAGACGATAAGGCCCCTATGCTGGACGAAAAATAGAAAACAAAATTGATTAACCCTTATCCGATCATTTTATTAAGGTTGAATGATCCGATAAGGGCATTTTTGTAACTATCGTTTCAATGAGAGAGAACAAAAATGTATTCCCAACTTCATAAAAACTACATATTTAATGGATAAACCATTAAGGACACCGCACACTAGCTAGTGAATGCAAATTATGTGTCATAAGAAAGGGGTACCAAGATTAATGAATTATCAAGAGTGTATTCAAGCATGTTTAGAATGCATGGAACAGTGCAATCGGTGTTTTGATGAGTGTCTGAAGGAAGACAACGTACAAATGCTGGCTGAATGTATCAGACTGGATCGAGAATGTGCAGATATCTGTGCATTTGCGGTACAAGCTATGCAAACAAACAGCCGTTTTGCTAAGCAGATCTGTGAATTATGCGCGGACATCTGTCAGGCTTGTGGCGATGAGTGTGCAAAGCACGAACACCACCAGCATTGCCAAGATTGTGCGGAAGCTTGTCACCGGTGCGCAAAAGTATGCCGTGAGATGGCGGCTGCATAATTTCCTCGACCCTGAGACGGTTTCCTATCCGCCTTCAGGGTCTCTTTTTATAATGAGAGGTGATACTCTACATCAGTGTTTTCGTCAAAAAATGATCATATTTTACATACCTATTCTTCACATCAACTACATATTCACTAGATAAACTATAACATATAGCACTTTATGGGAGGAGCAAAAGTGGCCGAACGTATACTTATTGTGGATGACGAGCGAAAAATGCGACAGTTGATTGGTCTTTATTTGACAAATGCAGGCTATGAACTTGATGAAGCAAGTTCCGGAATAGAAGCGATACATAAGGCAACCGATCAATCTTACGATGCTATCATTTTAGATATTATGATGCCGCAGACAGACGGTTGGGATGTATGTGAACACCTGCGTATGGAAGGGTTCAATATAGGTATTTTGATGTTAACAGCGAGAACAGAAGTGGGAGATCGGGTTAAAGGGCTTGACCTAGGGGCGGATGATTATCTCGTAAAACCGTTCGCCCCAGAGGAACTCGTCGCACGTGTAAAAGCATTGCTCCGGCGTAAATCCAACCCCTTAAACGAAGATCCAGTAGAGATAACAGCTGGCCCATTATTTATTCAACCGGATCGACACGAGGTTAAGGTGGCGGGACAATCCGTCGATTTAACCGCGAAAGAATTTGCGATTTTGTATTTAATGGCCTCTCGTCCGGAACGCGTGTATACAAGGGAAAATGTCATCGAGAAGATTTGGTCATTGGATCGTGAATGGCACGATCCTCGAACGATTGACACCCATATCAAAAATATCCGAACCAAACTGAAAAAGGCTGGTCTGCCATTTAATCCAATGAAGACCGTGTGGGGAGTGGGATACAAATTTAATACAACGGAAGGAAATTAGCCGATGAACAGGATTTTTTATAAGCTCGGTGGATTGATTATGATTTTATTTCTCATCGTACTGCTTCCGTTAGGGTATGTCATGGTCCAAATTTTCACCAATTATAATGAAGTACATTTATATGAAGAAACGGATGAAATGGCTTCTCAATATGCAACCCTCCTTGCTGTAGTAGATGATCCTGACATCGAACTTCTTGTCCAATCGATGGATCGGGAGACAGCACGAAAGATGGTCATTATTGATCCAAATGGAGACGTTGTAGAAGATTCCGGGATCCGTGGGTTTCATCCCTCTGATTATTCCACATCGCAGGGAGAGGCAGGAAGATTTATCGACCCAAATGATCGTCAAGAATATATTTATGCTGGGGAACGAGTGCAGAATGACGATATTGGAGAAGTCTTTATTTTTTCACCTTCAGATCTCATGGATCAATCAGCCATTCAAGTACAGCAGGCGTTGTTTCTATCAGGGGTTGGTGCCCTTCTTCTTGCCTTTGGTTTTACGTTTATTGCTTCCAGAGAATTTTCAACGCCCCTGCAGGAGATGGAAAGAGCGGCAAACCAAATGGCGAGGGGGGATCTAGATGTGGAAGTGCCTGTGAAAACGAAAGATGAGTTGGGTTCGCTCTCCCATTCTATGAATGAGTTGGCGCGCGAACTAAAAAGATACCGGACGAACAGGCAAGCTTTTTTTTCGGACGTGTCCCATGAATTACGGACGCCACTGTCTTATGTCCAGGGGTATTGTGATGCACTAAAAAAGGGGCTTTATCAGGATGAGAGCGAAAGACAACAGTTTGTCGATATTATTCATGAAGAAGCCCACCGCATGAATCGACTCATCCATGATTTATTTGAATTATCCCGAATGGAAGAAGAGCGTTTTCCCTTGAACCTTGAGCTTGTTCATATCGGAGACGTTATCAAACGAGCAAAAGCAAAAATGGCCACCGATGCTAAGAAAAAGAAAAATACCATAAAGGTTGATATGGAAGCAAAACTTCCAACGATTGTAGCTGATAGCTTTCGTATAGAACAGATCTTCACAAATTTGCTTCAAAACGCGGTGAGTTATACGGAAAATGGGCATGTTTGGATCGAGGGATCCTTGAAAGACGGGAACATCGAAGTAAAAATTTCTGATACGGGAAGGGGTATCGCTACTGAAGATCTCCCCTACATTTTTGAGCGTTTCTATCGGGCTGAAAAGTCCAGATCACGTGATTTTGGGGGGACCGGTTTAGGGCTCGCCATCGTGAAACAATTGACGGAACTCCAATATGGAAGCATTCAAGTGGAAAGTGTTCCCGGAAAAGGGACGACATTTACGCTACGTTTTCCAGGAGCTAAGGAGGGCGATGAATGACTAGAAGGGATTGGTGGATTGCTTCGTTGTTAATCGCCATCGGCTTGCATTGTTTGGTTATGTCCGGCGTTATATCGGCTTCAGCGGATGTTCCTTCTTATCTCCAGCTCCTTTTCCAAATCTGTCTCTGGATGGGGATCCCTCTATTAGTAGGTGCGATGATCTACATCATCATTTCAATCATAAGCAAACGGAAAGGAAGAAAAACATGAGAACGTTAGTGTTGTATCTTGCAAGTTTATCAGCAGTCGGAGTACTCATGAGTGGGTGTCAAACCGAAGCTCAAGAGGAGGTTGAATTTACGCATATACATGGGCTTGGCTTCACAGAAGATGGGGAGCAGGCCTATATTCCCGCACATGATGGGTTGCGTGTCTATGAGGATGGGATATGGAAGAATGTGGAGAGTGGCGAGGGGGAGCTTCATGACTTTATGGGCTTCACCATGACGTCCGAAGGATTTTATAGCAGTGGACATCCAAACATGCAGTCGGATTATGAAAATCCGTTTGGCCTTGTAAAAAGCACGGATGGGGGCGAAACGCTTGATTTGCTCGCACTCGAAGGGGAGGTTGATTTTCATGTCATGTCGGCCAGTTACAACACAGACGCCATCTATGCTATGAATCCGGAGCCTAATTCAGAAATGGATGAGCTGGGTCTGCATCGAACCCTCGACGAGGGGCAGGAATGGGAACCACGTGATGTGGACGGGGTGAACGGAAGCGTGATTGCGATTGCAGCTCATCCTGATGAGGAAAATAGGGTGGCTCTTAGCACAGAGGAAGGGGTCTTTCAATCTGATGATGCCGGTGATTCCTTTGAGCAGGTACTAAGTGGTGTGCCAGCGCCAGCTCTAACCTATGCGCACACCGGCGAATTGCTTGTTGCTGAGGGTGTGGAAGAAGAAACAACCCTCAAAGCCATAGACGCCTCCGGCGAAGTAGTTAGAGAGATCCCTGCTCCATCGATCGAAGAAGACGCCATCAGTTATCTGGCCCAGAACCCACAAGCGGAGAACACCATTATGGTAACGACTTTCGAACGTGATATTTTTTATACTGAAGATGGTGGAGAGACATGGGAACAACAAGCTGAACAAGGCATGAGTTTACATGAATCTTAATCGTCGAAAGTATAAGTCGATCTTCATACATCAATGTTGGAGGAGGAACTCGTTATATGGATGATGTGTCGCTCGGCCTTGCTTTTGCGGCAGGCCTCATATCTTTCTTTTCCCCTTGCATTTTTCCATTGCTTCCGGCTTATTTGGCTCAACTGACCGGCACCGATGTCTCATCGGGAGCCATCAATGCGGATCGGCGGTTGATTTTCACCCGAAGCATCGGATTTATTCTTGGCTTTACGATTATTTTCTTGCTGTTGGGATTATCCTCAACCCTGCTTGGGTCATGGTTTAATCAGTACAGTAGTGTCGTTATGCAACTAGGCGGTGTCATCATTATTTTATTTGGGCTACAAATGAGTGGGCTTATTTCCATTCGTGCCTTACTAACAGAGAAAAAAGTAGCCAAAACGCCCAAAAAAGCCTCAAGCTTTTCCGGTTCGGTGCTGTTTGGATTGGTATTTGCAGCTGGATGGACGCCTTGTATTGGCATCACCCTCGGTTCCATCCTCACGCTTGCGGGAGCATCTGGAAGCATGCTTACAGGGTCGACCATGCTTTTTGTTTATTCCATGGGCCTGGGGGTACCGTTCATAGGGGTTTCGCTCCTTTATGCGAAATCTTTCCAGAAGCTTAACTCCATCAATCGCTTTTTACCGGCCATTCAAAAAGGGAGTGGCGTCATTATGATTATCCTGGGCATTCTTCTTTTCACCGGTTATTTCGAGACGATCGCGATGTATTTAGGGCAGTATGTCCCGTCCTGGATGATTTAAATGATTGTGGTTATGAGACATTCTTTCGAAAAGCGATTGGCGTCCAAGAAAGATTGTTCGGGAAAACTGATTATCTATGAAACTAGATTTATGGGGGGCTCATGATGAATCAAAAATGCGAGTGTGGACGAGTCAACCCTTACGGGACAGAAGTATGTGGATCATGTGGCAAACCACTGGCAGACCCTGATTCGAACCGATTGCTCAACATGCGTTATGAGGGTGCTGCGCGTCGTTCCCAAATATATAGCACATCTATTATCGATAAAATCTGGAATTTCTTTTCATCGGTTAAGGTCGGGATAGGCATTATTATTGTGACGCTTATAGCTTCTTCTCTCGGAACCATTTTTCCGCAAGAGATGTTTATGCCGCCCGGCGAAACGCCGGAAGTGTATTATGCGGAGGAGTACGGAGCATTAGGCCAGGTTTATTATGCTTTTGGGCTGCACAATATGTATGGATCCTGGTGGTATATGTTGTTGATCGCTGCGCTGGGAGTATCAATCATCATTGCTAGTATCGATCGTTTTTTTCCGTTATATAAAGCTTTGAAATCGCAGCGTGTAACCAGACACAAAAGTTTTATGAAACGTCAGCGTATTTTTGGGACCACTCGGGTGGAAGATGTCGATCAAACGTTTCAGGCAGCCCAAGATCTATTGAAAAAGAAGCGTTACAACATTCGGGAAGAAAACGGCCATATACTGGCGGAGAAAAACCGTTGGGCACGGTGGGGGCCTTATGTGAATCACATCGGGTTGATTGTATTTTTAATTGGAGCATCGCTTCGGTTTTTCCCAGGTATGTATGTCGACGAAAATATGTGGGTTCGTGAAGGCGAGACCGAAGTGGTCCCTGGAACATCCGGTGATTATTACGTTGAGAATCAGGGATTCACATACGAAGAGTTTGATGAAGATGATGAAATATTCGGGGAGGGCATGGAAGCTAGTGCAGGCGATGTATTCGAGGAAACATTTCGGACAGATGCCGTATTATATACGCCAGAAGGCCCTCTGGGTGTCGACCAAGAGCTTGAAGAAGTTGCTAGGCACTCCATAGAAGTCAATGATTCCTTCGATTTTGATGACTATGCCCTTTATCAAGTGGACTATAAATTGGATGAGTTAAAAGAAATGACTTTTGAAGTTGAGGACACAGAAACCGATGAGGTGTTGGGTTCATTTGCCGTAGATTTAAATGACCCTGATGATACGTATGCCCTTGATAATGGGGAGGAGGTTCGCATTCATAGCTACTTCCCGAATTACGAAATGAATGATGAAGGTATGCCAACAACGGAAAATGATGTTCCGGACAATCCGGCATTCATTTTTGAAATGGTGAACCCGGATACAGAAGCATTAGACCATACTTTTCTCGGTATTCAGGCGAATTACAATGTGAGCCCTGATCAAGAAGAGAATCGATACGAGTTTTCGTTAGATGGTCTTGATACTAATGATGTAACAGGTCTTACCGTTCGAAAAGATAACACGATTCCCTATCTTATTGTTGGAGGAGCCATTTTCCTGATCGGCCTTGTACAAGGATCTTATTGGCCGCATCGTCGCATTTGGTTGCAACGAAACGACGGAGAGGTTTGGCTTGCTGCTCACACGAATAAACACTGGGCACCCCTAAAAAAAGACATCGATGCGATCACGAAAGAGACAGAGATTACAATGCCCCGGGATCAGATTGATGAT
The Salicibibacter kimchii DNA segment above includes these coding regions:
- a CDS encoding response regulator transcription factor, which translates into the protein MAERILIVDDERKMRQLIGLYLTNAGYELDEASSGIEAIHKATDQSYDAIILDIMMPQTDGWDVCEHLRMEGFNIGILMLTARTEVGDRVKGLDLGADDYLVKPFAPEELVARVKALLRRKSNPLNEDPVEITAGPLFIQPDRHEVKVAGQSVDLTAKEFAILYLMASRPERVYTRENVIEKIWSLDREWHDPRTIDTHIKNIRTKLKKAGLPFNPMKTVWGVGYKFNTTEGN
- a CDS encoding F510_1955 family glycosylhydrolase, which encodes MRTLVLYLASLSAVGVLMSGCQTEAQEEVEFTHIHGLGFTEDGEQAYIPAHDGLRVYEDGIWKNVESGEGELHDFMGFTMTSEGFYSSGHPNMQSDYENPFGLVKSTDGGETLDLLALEGEVDFHVMSASYNTDAIYAMNPEPNSEMDELGLHRTLDEGQEWEPRDVDGVNGSVIAIAAHPDEENRVALSTEEGVFQSDDAGDSFEQVLSGVPAPALTYAHTGELLVAEGVEEETTLKAIDASGEVVREIPAPSIEEDAISYLAQNPQAENTIMVTTFERDIFYTEDGGETWEQQAEQGMSLHES
- a CDS encoding four-helix bundle copper-binding protein, which gives rise to MNYQECIQACLECMEQCNRCFDECLKEDNVQMLAECIRLDRECADICAFAVQAMQTNSRFAKQICELCADICQACGDECAKHEHHQHCQDCAEACHRCAKVCREMAAA
- a CDS encoding sensor histidine kinase — its product is MNRIFYKLGGLIMILFLIVLLPLGYVMVQIFTNYNEVHLYEETDEMASQYATLLAVVDDPDIELLVQSMDRETARKMVIIDPNGDVVEDSGIRGFHPSDYSTSQGEAGRFIDPNDRQEYIYAGERVQNDDIGEVFIFSPSDLMDQSAIQVQQALFLSGVGALLLAFGFTFIASREFSTPLQEMERAANQMARGDLDVEVPVKTKDELGSLSHSMNELARELKRYRTNRQAFFSDVSHELRTPLSYVQGYCDALKKGLYQDESERQQFVDIIHEEAHRMNRLIHDLFELSRMEEERFPLNLELVHIGDVIKRAKAKMATDAKKKKNTIKVDMEAKLPTIVADSFRIEQIFTNLLQNAVSYTENGHVWIEGSLKDGNIEVKISDTGRGIATEDLPYIFERFYRAEKSRSRDFGGTGLGLAIVKQLTELQYGSIQVESVPGKGTTFTLRFPGAKEGDE
- a CDS encoding YdhK family protein → MKKKIMIGSVSLVTAFALAACGNGDEEMPDEGMDMDSGSDSNMEDMGDEMPDHDDMDGMDMDDDMHEDMDHSSSGEVPDDLGEEENPTFEVGSQAMVEGGHMEEMEGAKATIVGAYDTTAYIVSYDPTNGGERVENHEWVVHEEIEEAGEETFEPGTEVTLEADHMDGMEGATAAIDEAEETTVYMIDYTPTDGGEEVENHKWVTEDELSEVE
- the resB gene encoding cytochrome c biogenesis protein ResB — translated: MMNQKCECGRVNPYGTEVCGSCGKPLADPDSNRLLNMRYEGAARRSQIYSTSIIDKIWNFFSSVKVGIGIIIVTLIASSLGTIFPQEMFMPPGETPEVYYAEEYGALGQVYYAFGLHNMYGSWWYMLLIAALGVSIIIASIDRFFPLYKALKSQRVTRHKSFMKRQRIFGTTRVEDVDQTFQAAQDLLKKKRYNIREENGHILAEKNRWARWGPYVNHIGLIVFLIGASLRFFPGMYVDENMWVREGETEVVPGTSGDYYVENQGFTYEEFDEDDEIFGEGMEASAGDVFEETFRTDAVLYTPEGPLGVDQELEEVARHSIEVNDSFDFDDYALYQVDYKLDELKEMTFEVEDTETDEVLGSFAVDLNDPDDTYALDNGEEVRIHSYFPNYEMNDEGMPTTENDVPDNPAFIFEMVNPDTEALDHTFLGIQANYNVSPDQEENRYEFSLDGLDTNDVTGLTVRKDNTIPYLIVGGAIFLIGLVQGSYWPHRRIWLQRNDGEVWLAAHTNKHWAPLKKDIDAITKETEITMPRDQIDDEYEKREDKDNS
- a CDS encoding cytochrome c biogenesis CcdA family protein: MDDVSLGLAFAAGLISFFSPCIFPLLPAYLAQLTGTDVSSGAINADRRLIFTRSIGFILGFTIIFLLLGLSSTLLGSWFNQYSSVVMQLGGVIIILFGLQMSGLISIRALLTEKKVAKTPKKASSFSGSVLFGLVFAAGWTPCIGITLGSILTLAGASGSMLTGSTMLFVYSMGLGVPFIGVSLLYAKSFQKLNSINRFLPAIQKGSGVIMIILGILLFTGYFETIAMYLGQYVPSWMI